CGTCTCACGGGGTTCGAGGGAACATCCACGCCGCCGCTCGGTCATGGCGAGCCGGAGTTTCCCGAACTCGCCGAATTGCTCAAGCAGTTCGCCTCGCCGTTCCAGCATCGGCCGGCCTGCTCGGGGCCTGTCGCCTGGAAGGATTTCGCCGCGGCTGAAGCCGACATCGCCCGCGCCAAGGCCGGCATGGTGAAAGCGGGTGTCGAGGAATACTTCATGACCTCGCCGTCGCCGGGCCAGATTGCGCGGTATCTGAAGAACCATCACTACAAGACCGACGAGGAATACCTGTTCGCGCTGGCCGATGTGATGAAGCGGGAATACAAGGCGATCATCGACGCGGGCTTCATCCTGCAGGCCGACTGCCCCGATCTGGCGATGTCTTACGCGCTTTACCCCGGCATCAGCGTTCCCGACTATCGCAAGATCATCGCGATGAACGTCGAGGCGCTCAATCACGCCGTGAAGGATTTGCCGGCCGACCGCATGCGCATGCATGTGTGCTGGGGTTCGACGCTCGGTCCGCACCACGGCGACATTCCGATCAAGGACATTGTCGATATCGTGTTGAAGGCGAAGCCCACGGCGGTGTCGTTCCCCGGAGCCAATCCGCGCCACGGCCACGAGTGGAAGGTGTGGAAGGACGTCAAGCTGCCGGACGGCAAGGCGATCATCCCGGGCGTGATCGATTCCACGTCGAACTTCGTCGAGCATCCGGAGCTGGTTGCCGACCGGATCGTGCAATACGCGGGCGCGGTAGGCCGCGAGAACGTCATCGCCGGTGTCGACTGCGGCTTCGGCACGTTTGCGGGTCGCGTGCAGGTGGACACCAAGATCGTCTGGATGAAGCTCGCGTCGCTGGCCGAAGGCGCAAGGCTCGCGTCGAAGCAGTTGTGGAATTGAAGCGCGGCTCTCTCCACTCGTGTCCCGGGCGCAGCGCAGCACGTAGCGAAGCGGAGTGATGCGCTGCAGACCCGGGACCCCAGTTTCTTTCTTTTCGTGGACAGCAACCGGGGTCCCGGATCAGCGGTGCACCGTTCCGCTTCGCTCCACGCTGCACCGCATCCGGGACACGTGCTGCGCCATCAAGCGAGCCACGATCCGAGCATCCTACTCGCTTTGTCCCAATCCCAACGCCTCGGCCATGATCCGGAACACTTCGGTGTTGTCGATCTGGCCACGCACGCGTTCGCTGCCGGGGCCCGTCGCGGTCAGGATCACATCCTCGCCGGAGTGCACGCTGGAGTTCAGGTATCGTGGCAGGTTGCC
The Rhodoplanes sp. Z2-YC6860 genome window above contains:
- a CDS encoding cobalamin-independent methionine synthase II family protein — protein: MLHSTKRIITTHTGSLPRPAKVVEQLLAEKKGDADRSAFNLAVREAVSDVIDKQRSAGIDIVNDGEQGRTDYTVHVVDRLTGFEGTSTPPLGHGEPEFPELAELLKQFASPFQHRPACSGPVAWKDFAAAEADIARAKAGMVKAGVEEYFMTSPSPGQIARYLKNHHYKTDEEYLFALADVMKREYKAIIDAGFILQADCPDLAMSYALYPGISVPDYRKIIAMNVEALNHAVKDLPADRMRMHVCWGSTLGPHHGDIPIKDIVDIVLKAKPTAVSFPGANPRHGHEWKVWKDVKLPDGKAIIPGVIDSTSNFVEHPELVADRIVQYAGAVGRENVIAGVDCGFGTFAGRVQVDTKIVWMKLASLAEGARLASKQLWN